From one Malus sylvestris chromosome 1, drMalSylv7.2, whole genome shotgun sequence genomic stretch:
- the LOC126621929 gene encoding uncharacterized protein LOC126621929, with product METNCMSLLSCVGTNVASAFFASLERCSCINLNTADFDDDNHNITNDDRPLFLSSSCSSRPTAGSHQDQAIAGPDQPIKPPAAATHHRLSDGVSA from the coding sequence ATGGAGACCAACTGCATGTCCTTGCTGTCGTGTGTGGGCACCAACGTCGCCTCCGCCTTCTTCGCCTCACTGGAACGCTGCTCCTGCATCAATCTCAACACCGCCGATTTCGACGACGACAATCACAACATCACCAACGACGACCGCCCTCTTTTCCTCTCCTCCTCCTGCTCCTCCAGGCCCACCGCCGGGTCCCACCAAGACCAGGCCATCGCCGGCCCCGATCAGCCCATCAAGCCCCCTGCCGCCGCCACCCACCACCGCCTCAGCGACGGCGTTTCAGCTTAA
- the LOC126614016 gene encoding probable alkaline/neutral invertase F yields NDDVPVSVSAAKPGVLLPSPSVGASLIENLDPWKEGSPKTKSAGSPAMVEEAWERLKKSYVYFKGKPVGTLAAMDPTAETLNYNQVFVRDFVPSGLACLMKKEPDQRDVVKNFLLKTLHLQSWEKRIDNFTLGEGVLPASFKVLFDQHRKNETLVADFGGSAIGRVAPIDSGFWWIILLRSYTKCTHDHSLAELPEVQTGIKLILNLCLSDGFDTFPTLLCADGCSMIDRRMGMYGYPIEIQTLFYFALRCARQLLNPERGGKEFLERIDKRISALSFHIQTYYWLDFTQLNNVYRYKTEEYSHTAVNKFNVIPESIPDWVFDFMPLRGGYLIGNVSPARMDFRWFLVGNCIAILSSLVTPVQATAIMDLIEERWEELIGEMPLKIIYPALEGHEWRIVTGFDSKNTRWSYHNGGSWPTLLWLLTAACIKTGRPQMAKKAIELVEQRLSKDGWPEYYDGKTGRYIGKQARKYQTWSISGYLVAKLMIENPANLALIYLEEDKKIAKPRLTRSASF; encoded by the exons AATGACGACGTTCCAGTGAGTGTGAGCGCGGCGAAGCCAGGGGTGCTGTTGCCGTCTCCAAGTGTGGGAGCGAGCCTTATTGAGAACTTGGATCCTTGGAAGGAAGGTTCGCCAAAGACGAAATCGGCAGGGAGCCCAGCGATGGTGGAGGAGGCTTGGGAGAGACTCAAGAAGTCGTACGTCTACTTCAAAGGCAAGCCAGTGGGTACTCTTGCAGCTATGGATCCAACGGCTGAGACTTTGAATTACAATCAG GTGTTTGTGAGAGATTTTGTTCCTAGTGGTTTGGCCTGCCTGATGAAAAAAGAACCAGATCAACGAGATGTTGTAAAGAATTTTCTCCTCAAGACCCTCCACCTCCAAAGCTGGGAAAAGAGGATCGATAATTTTACGCTTGGAGAAGGTGTTCTGCCGGCAAGTTTTAAGGTTCTCTTTGATCAACATCGTAAGAATGAAACTTTAGTTGCAGATTTTGGTGGCAGCGCAATTGGAAGAGTTGCGCCTATTGATTCTGGGTTCTGGTGGATCATTTTGCTGAGATCATACACCAAATGCACTCATGATCACTCACTGGCAGAACTTCCTGAGGTGCAGACGGGAATAAAGTTAATTCTCAATCTTTGCCTGTCAGATGGGTTTGACACATTCCCAACACTTCTCTGTGCAGATGGGTGTAGTATGATCGACAGGAGGATG GGGATGTATGGTTATCCAATTGAGATTCAAACACTCTTCTACTTTGCATTGAGGTGTGCCCGGCAGCTGTTGAATCCAGAACGTGGTGGCAAGGAATTCCTTGAGCGGATAGATAAGCGCATCTCAGCTCTCAGCTTTCACATCCAGACGTATTACTGGCTTGATTTTACACAGCTAAACAATGTGTACCGCTACAAAACTGAGGAATATTCCCATACTGCCGTCAATAAGTTTAATGTCATTCCAGAGTCTATCCCTGACTGGGTTTTCGATTTTATGCCCTTGCGAGGAGGATATCTGATCGGCAATGTTAGCCCAGCTAGGATGGACTTCAGGTGGTTTTTAGTTGGGAATTGTATTGCCATCCTCAGCTCGCTGGTAACACCTGTGCAAGCTACAGCAATTATGGACTTGATTGAGGAGAGATGGGAGGAATTGATCGGGGAGATGCCTCTGAAAATTATTTACCCTGCATTGGAGGGACATGAGTGGAGAATTGTCACGGGATTTGATTCGAAAAACACACGATGGAGTTATCACAACGGTGGTTCTTGGCCAA CGCTGCTGTGGCTGCTTACCGCAGCTTGCATCAAGACCGGGAGGCCTCAGATGGCGAAGAAAGCAATCGAGCTGGTGGAGCAGCGACTCTCGAAAGACGGGTGGCCCGAGTACTATGACGGCAAGACAGGGAGGTACATTGGGAAGCAAGCAAGAAAGTACCAGACTTGGAGCATCTCCGGATACCTGGTTGCTAAGTTGATGATCGAGAATCCGGCCAATCTTGCACTCATCTATCTTGAAGAGGACAAGAAGATAGCCAAGCCAAGGCTTACCCGCTCTGCTTCTTTCTGA
- the LOC126621919 gene encoding uncharacterized protein LOC126621919, whose product MAKTLNDLLTETKEEEAAPPPVPATVEKSSDDVISPERIPCSPNDEEEPEARPLEKDSNSLTNEGVTSSLKSTDALDYDHIHQMIANWNAESKKSVEESAITSDSSPTEKSSSEKFTESLDAGEVPKRKEECERPPAKKTTNF is encoded by the coding sequence ATGGCGAAAACGCTCAATGATCTCCTCACCGAAACAAAAGAAGAGGAGGCTGCTCCGCCTCCAGTGCCGGCGACGGTCGAGAAATCTTCCGATGATGTCATCTCGCCGGAAAGGATTCCATGCTCTCCGAACGATGAAGAAGAGCCTGAGGCAAGGCCGTTGGAGAAAGATTCCAATTCTTTGACGAATGAAGGCGTGACATCGAGTTTGAAATCGACAGATGCTTTGGATTACGATCATATTCACCAAATGATTGCGAATTGGAATGCTGAGTCTAAAAAGTCGGTAGAAGAAAGTGCAATAACCTCTGATTCGAGTCCGACAGAGAAGTCGAGCTCGGAGAAGTTTACGGAATCTTTGGATGCTGGCGAGGTGCCAAAGCGGAAGGAAGAGTGCGAGAGACCGCCGGCGAAGAAGACGACAAACTTCTAG
- the LOC126614027 gene encoding splicing factor U2af small subunit B-like: MYQRPDMLTNPGVDPQGQALNPRKIPDNFEDFYEDLFEELSKYGQIESLDICDNLADHMVGNVYVRFREEEHAQAALQNFTGRFYAGRLIIVDFSPVTDFCEATCRQYEENVCNRGGYCNFMHLKKISRELRRRLFGRNKRRHSHSPQKHHRGGYQERPHGSHGSKWVGFEFRS; the protein is encoded by the coding sequence ATGTACCAGCGCCCCGATATGCTCACCAACCCCGGCGTCGACCCCCAGGGCCAAGCCCTCAACCCCCGCAAGATCCCGGACAACTTCGAAGATTTTTATGAGGATCTGTTCGAGGAGCTGAGCAAGTACGGACAGATCGAAAGCTTGGATATCTGTGACAATTTGGCTGACCACATGGTTGGTAATGTGTACGTTCGGTTCAGGGAGGAAGAACATGCTCAAGCTGCACTTCAGAATTTCACTGGCAGGTTCTATGCAGGGCGTCTCATCATCGTCGACTTTTCACCCGTGACGGATTTTTGTGAAGCTACCTGTAGGCAGTACGAAGAAAATGTATGCAATCGAGGTGGCTACTGCAACTTCATGCACTTGAAGAAAATTAGCAGGGAGTTGAGGAGGCGGTTATTTGGGAGAAACAAGCGAAGGCATAGCCACAGTCCTCAAAAGCATCATCGTGGTGGTTATCAGGAGCGCCCACATGGAAGTCATGGTTCGAAATGGGTCGGATTCGAATTTCGGTCCTGA
- the LOC126621938 gene encoding uncharacterized protein At2g39795, mitochondrial-like, whose protein sequence is MPDLVIGEDDNDDNQNDDNDEHANQSSIPLVVTVSKGNGPIVEFSVTAYPDEFQIDSLAVKNPEDSEDQIAYEGPDFHDLDENLQKAFHKYLEVRGIKPSTTNFLHEYMLNKDSKEYANWL, encoded by the coding sequence ATGCCTGATCTAGTCATAGGTGAAGACGACAACGATGATAACCAAAATGATGACAATGATGAACACGCCAACCAATCCAGCATCCCGTTGGTTGTAACTGTCTCCAAGGGTAACGGACCAATTGTCGAGTTTAGCGTCACTGCTTACCCTGATGAGTTTCAAATTGACAGCTTGGCAGTGAAAAATCCCGAAGATTCCGAGGATCAAATTGCCTACGAGGGGCCTGATTTCCATGATTTGGATGAGAACCTTCAGAAAGCATTCCACAAGTATTTGGAGGTGAGAGGAATCAAGCCCAGCACAACTAATTTCTTGCATGAGTACATGCTCAACAAGGACAGCAAAGAATATGCAAATTGGTTGTAG
- the LOC126621912 gene encoding pyridoxine/pyridoxamine 5'-phosphate oxidase 2, with product MGTLTAPAPWKQLLLSAMESNSHLRHSSYIQLATIGCNGRPSNRTVVFRGFQEDSDKIQIHTDCRSRKIEELKNCPFAEICWYFTDSWEQFRINGTVDMIDGSDPDAVKLKQREKCWFSTSLRSRLQYLGPHPGLPDPSEETPAQVFLDPSAGPAAAFCVLVLDPQQVDFLNLKSNQRVTFSSTQSPNGDKCWTSERVNP from the exons ATGGGAACACTAACAGCGCCGGCGCCATGGAAGCAGCTCCTTCTCAGCGCAATGGAATCAAATTCCCACCTCAGGCACTCTTCCTACATTCAGCTA GCTACGATCGGTTGTAACGGGAGACCTTCAAATCGGACCGTTGTTTTCAG GGGATTTCAAGAGGACAGTGATAAGATTCAAATCCACACCGATTGCAGAAGTCGTAAG ATTGAGGAGCTTAAGAATTGCCCTTTTGCTGAG ATATGTTGGTACTTTACTGATTCGTGGGAGCAATTTCGGATCAATGGAACAGTTGACATGATTGATGGATCAGATCCCGACGCCGTAAAACTTAAG CAAAGAGAGAAATGTTGGTTCTCCACTTCTCTGAGATCAAGACTGCAGTATTTGGGGCCGCATCCAGGACTTCCTGATCCGAGTGAAGAAACACCGGCGCAAGTGTTTCTTGACCCTTCTGCAGGCCCGGCTGCTGCATTTTGCGTGCTTGTTCTGGACCCTCAACAG GTTGATTTCTTGAATCTGAAGAGTAACCAGAGGGTAACATTTTCATCGACGCAAAGTCCCAATGGAGACAAGTGCTGGACTTCAGAAAGGGTTAACCCATAA